A single region of the Salicibibacter cibi genome encodes:
- a CDS encoding substrate-binding domain-containing protein produces METGEGANLSVYEEVLKQQVDGIVLSSIFIDDPIYQELVASGIPFVMFNRRYSSGGNYIEINDEKAGQLATNHLLKLGYVKIAWIGGPTHASTFQGRLSGYQKAMTSANHPVGYEWIKETDTTELSVVKAVDALLLLDTNRHFRGDRLDCIILPKLLTANGVPNPQTL; encoded by the coding sequence ATCGAAACGGGAGAAGGTGCAAATCTTTCTGTCTATGAGGAAGTTCTAAAACAACAAGTGGATGGCATTGTTTTATCTTCGATTTTTATCGATGACCCTATCTATCAAGAGCTGGTAGCTTCAGGCATTCCTTTCGTCATGTTTAACCGCCGGTATAGTTCAGGTGGAAATTATATAGAAATTAACGATGAAAAAGCGGGACAATTAGCGACCAATCATTTATTAAAACTTGGTTATGTCAAAATTGCCTGGATAGGTGGACCAACACATGCGTCAACGTTTCAAGGAAGGTTATCCGGATACCAAAAAGCAATGACAAGTGCTAATCACCCTGTGGGCTATGAATGGATAAAAGAAACAGATACAACTGAATTATCAGTGGTTAAGGCGGTAGATGCGTTGCTTTTATTGGACACCAACCGCCATTTTCGCGGCGACAGACTCGATTGCATTATTTTGCCAAAATTACTTACTGCAAATGGGGTACCGAATCCCCAAACACTTTAG
- a CDS encoding GntP family permease, which translates to MLSMIGLLGGITLLIILTMRGMNLLVAAPLSALFVAVFSGLPLFPELTGEGEASFVGDYMNGFSGFVANWFLMFLLGSIFGKVMEDSGSALSVSKWVVGRFGLKYAVLTVVVACAILTYGGVSLFIVGFTVFPIALSLFKQANLPRRFIPAALAFGSVTFTMTSAGSPEIQNWIPIPHLGTSPYAGWEVSLIVAIFMMIFGYMWLKWIINRALNKGEQFDERNGEPVETERELPNPLFSGLPLLAVLITAFIFHDTLGTSALIIALSSGVFTAWLVNRRYLENVWTSASNGTTGGLLAIANTSAVVGFGTVAEATPAFDNAVQAMTNVPGDPLVGAVIAVIVIVGLTGSASGGQEIALPNIAPDYLAQGVDPEALHRVTALSSGALDSLPHGGYTVTTIRVICGETHKSAYPAVFAVTVVVPLLGVILSIALFSLGIGV; encoded by the coding sequence ATGCTGAGCATGATTGGTTTACTAGGAGGGATAACATTACTCATTATCCTTACCATGCGTGGCATGAATTTGTTAGTTGCCGCGCCCTTGAGCGCATTGTTTGTCGCTGTTTTCAGTGGCCTTCCTCTATTTCCGGAACTTACCGGTGAAGGAGAAGCAAGTTTTGTCGGAGATTATATGAATGGTTTTTCCGGATTTGTTGCTAATTGGTTTTTAATGTTTTTGCTCGGGTCTATTTTTGGCAAAGTCATGGAAGACAGTGGTTCAGCGCTTAGTGTTTCCAAATGGGTGGTTGGTCGTTTCGGGCTTAAATACGCCGTTCTGACAGTTGTTGTTGCATGTGCGATTTTAACCTATGGCGGGGTGAGTCTATTCATTGTAGGATTCACGGTCTTTCCGATTGCGCTGAGCCTTTTTAAGCAAGCGAATTTACCGCGCCGCTTTATCCCGGCCGCACTTGCGTTTGGTTCCGTAACATTTACCATGACGTCCGCAGGCTCCCCTGAAATACAAAACTGGATCCCCATCCCTCACTTGGGAACAAGTCCTTACGCTGGTTGGGAAGTCAGTTTGATTGTAGCAATATTTATGATGATCTTCGGTTATATGTGGTTAAAATGGATCATCAACCGTGCGCTTAATAAAGGTGAACAATTTGATGAACGCAACGGAGAACCCGTGGAAACGGAAAGGGAATTACCGAATCCACTGTTTTCCGGGCTTCCGTTACTAGCCGTATTGATTACAGCATTTATTTTTCATGATACCCTTGGGACTTCAGCACTCATCATTGCCTTATCCAGTGGCGTGTTTACCGCGTGGCTCGTCAATCGTCGTTATCTTGAAAATGTATGGACATCAGCTTCGAACGGAACAACTGGAGGGCTCTTGGCCATTGCCAACACCTCGGCAGTCGTTGGATTCGGTACTGTCGCGGAAGCAACGCCTGCATTTGACAATGCTGTTCAGGCGATGACAAATGTCCCGGGTGACCCGTTAGTTGGTGCAGTCATTGCAGTAATCGTGATCGTTGGGCTTACCGGTTCAGCATCTGGCGGACAAGAGATTGCTTTGCCTAATATTGCCCCAGATTATTTAGCACAAGGGGTAGATCCTGAGGCACTGCACCGTGTCACTGCGCTTTCGTCCGGTGCATTAGATTCATTGCCTCACGGTGGTTATACAGTGACAACGATTCGTGTTATTTGTGGAGAAACCCATAAATCAGCATACCCGGCCGTTTTTGCAGTAACTGTTGTTGTGCCATTACTTGGCGTTATCCTCTCCATTGCTCTTTTCTCATTAGGCATTGGGGTTTAA
- a CDS encoding fructose bisphosphate aldolase, whose translation MQQKQFEQIQNGNGFIAALDQSGGSTPKALALYGISEDEYTNKDEMFDLVHEMRTRIITSPSFDSEHILGAILFEQTMDRKIDDMYTADYLAEKKGVVPFLKVDKGLAEESNGVQMMKPIHDLDEILKRANERNIFGTKMRSVIKEASPEGIKAVVDQQFEIGKKIIEAGLVPIIEPEVDINSPEKEKCEEILKAEIHSHLDQLGQDDLVMLKLTIPTVANTYKELIDHPNVVRVVALSGGYPTDEANDKLTDNKNLIASFSRALTQDLNVNQTADEFNDTLQKAVDSIYRASIT comes from the coding sequence ATGCAACAAAAGCAATTTGAACAAATCCAAAATGGGAATGGGTTTATCGCAGCACTTGACCAGAGTGGCGGCAGTACGCCAAAAGCACTGGCCCTATATGGCATTTCGGAAGACGAGTATACGAACAAAGATGAGATGTTCGATTTAGTCCACGAGATGCGAACACGCATCATCACCTCCCCTTCCTTTGATTCCGAGCATATCCTCGGCGCCATTCTGTTTGAGCAAACGATGGACCGAAAAATCGACGATATGTACACAGCCGATTACTTGGCTGAAAAAAAGGGCGTTGTTCCTTTTCTGAAAGTGGATAAAGGCCTTGCCGAGGAGTCAAATGGCGTGCAGATGATGAAGCCGATCCACGACTTGGATGAAATATTGAAACGGGCGAATGAACGGAATATATTTGGAACCAAAATGCGCTCCGTGATTAAGGAAGCCAGTCCGGAAGGCATCAAAGCTGTGGTTGATCAGCAGTTCGAGATTGGCAAAAAGATTATTGAAGCAGGACTCGTTCCGATTATCGAACCGGAAGTGGATATTAACAGTCCGGAAAAAGAAAAATGTGAGGAAATATTAAAGGCGGAAATTCACAGCCACCTCGATCAACTCGGCCAAGACGATCTCGTGATGTTAAAGCTGACAATTCCAACCGTCGCAAACACGTACAAGGAACTGATTGACCATCCAAATGTCGTGCGTGTTGTCGCTCTGTCCGGCGGTTACCCGACCGACGAAGCGAATGACAAACTGACCGATAACAAGAACCTCATCGCCAGTTTCTCCCGAGCGCTCACCCAAGATTTGAATGTCAATCAAACTGCTGATGAATTTAATGACACGCTTCAAAAAGCGGTAGACTCTATTTATCGAGCTTCTATTACGTAA
- a CDS encoding plasmid pRiA4b ORF-3 family protein produces the protein MVGPIISSRAAVLRVTLELEHREVSREIIVPANMTFDTVHMVIQRAFGWKNMYLHEFYILGKEGQSIVNLVGDNENLAYEDDLLVKLEDGFKLSEYLPATMKYVYDFGDDWLHRIETEKVITDYDKNYPVCLEAHGNAPPEDVGGETGYEEFLDVIADEQHPDHRDLKAWVPYARVSGRKYKRN, from the coding sequence TTGGTAGGACCGATCATTAGCAGTCGAGCGGCTGTGTTGAGGGTGACACTCGAGCTTGAACATCGTGAAGTTTCGCGTGAAATCATCGTTCCCGCAAACATGACTTTTGATACAGTCCACATGGTTATACAAAGGGCTTTTGGCTGGAAAAACATGTATTTGCATGAGTTTTATATTTTAGGAAAAGAAGGGCAATCGATTGTAAATCTCGTTGGTGACAATGAGAATCTCGCTTATGAAGATGATCTTCTTGTGAAACTAGAAGATGGCTTCAAGCTTTCCGAGTACCTCCCGGCTACGATGAAGTATGTCTATGACTTCGGGGATGATTGGTTGCATCGGATTGAAACTGAAAAAGTCATCACCGACTATGATAAAAATTATCCGGTTTGCCTTGAAGCTCATGGCAACGCGCCGCCCGAGGATGTTGGCGGAGAAACCGGATACGAAGAGTTCTTGGACGTTATTGCTGATGAACAACACCCCGATCATAGGGACTTGAAAGCATGGGTGCCTTATGCAAGGGTATCGGGACGTAAATATAAAAGAAATTAA
- the ggt gene encoding gamma-glutamyltransferase, with product MNILDPLYQPYPLSQKSVFAKNGMVATSQPLASEAGLDILKKGGNAIDAAIATAACLTVVEPTGNGIGGDAFALVWTEGNLYGLNASGPAPRSISIDALHEAGYEEIPETGWIPVTVPGTPSSWAALSEEFGKLPFKEVLQPAIDYAENGFPVSPVVAHLWEQTYEDYKDNLVGPEFSSWFDTFAPGGQIPKAGDVWASSDHAKTLRTIAQTKAESFYRGKLADKIAQFSQEHGGYLTKEDLATYQPEWIRPIGINYRGYDVWQLPPNGQGMIGLQALKMLNGFDFLAKDTVDTYHKQIEAMKLSFADGQTYITDPRYMNVSMESLLSDAYMNERRSLIGDTALKPDAGKPSEDGTIYLATADGDGNMVSFIQSNYMGFGSGLVVPGTGISLHNRGHDFSLDLTHTNALQPGKKTYHTIIAGFLTKDHQAVGPFGVMGGLMQPQGHMQTLMNTIDFDLNPQAALDAPRWRWEENKTISIEKTFPSHLAHALTNKGHNIEISSNTISDFGRGQIIWRDSKTGILIGGSESRTDGTIAAY from the coding sequence ATGAACATTTTGGATCCTCTTTATCAACCTTACCCATTATCCCAAAAATCAGTATTCGCAAAAAACGGGATGGTGGCTACCTCCCAACCTTTAGCATCAGAAGCCGGTTTGGACATCCTAAAAAAAGGTGGAAACGCGATTGATGCAGCGATTGCGACGGCTGCTTGTCTCACTGTCGTTGAACCAACAGGGAATGGCATTGGCGGAGATGCTTTTGCGCTTGTATGGACAGAAGGAAATCTTTATGGATTGAATGCCAGCGGACCGGCTCCACGGTCTATTTCCATTGATGCCTTGCATGAAGCTGGATATGAGGAAATCCCCGAGACAGGCTGGATTCCGGTCACTGTTCCCGGCACGCCATCATCATGGGCAGCGCTTTCCGAAGAATTTGGAAAATTACCTTTCAAGGAGGTGTTGCAACCAGCAATTGATTATGCCGAAAACGGTTTTCCCGTTTCTCCGGTCGTCGCTCATCTATGGGAACAGACCTATGAAGATTATAAAGATAATTTGGTTGGTCCGGAGTTCTCGAGCTGGTTTGACACGTTCGCTCCGGGTGGTCAGATTCCTAAAGCTGGTGATGTATGGGCATCTTCTGATCACGCTAAGACGTTACGGACCATTGCACAAACGAAGGCAGAGTCTTTTTATCGTGGGAAGCTGGCGGATAAAATCGCTCAGTTCTCTCAAGAGCACGGCGGGTATTTAACAAAAGAAGATTTGGCCACTTACCAACCGGAGTGGATTCGGCCGATTGGTATCAATTACCGTGGCTACGATGTGTGGCAACTCCCTCCCAATGGCCAAGGAATGATTGGCTTACAAGCTTTAAAAATGTTAAATGGATTCGATTTTTTGGCTAAAGATACTGTTGACACTTACCATAAACAAATTGAAGCGATGAAACTTAGTTTTGCTGATGGTCAAACCTATATCACGGATCCGCGTTATATGAATGTTTCCATGGAATCACTGTTATCCGACGCATACATGAATGAACGACGCTCGCTCATTGGTGATACAGCGCTTAAACCTGACGCTGGTAAACCTTCAGAAGATGGAACCATCTATCTCGCAACCGCTGACGGGGATGGGAATATGGTATCCTTCATTCAAAGTAACTATATGGGCTTTGGTTCAGGCCTTGTCGTTCCTGGCACTGGCATTAGTCTTCATAACCGCGGCCATGATTTTTCCTTAGATCTTACCCATACCAATGCCTTACAACCTGGGAAAAAAACGTATCATACCATTATTGCCGGCTTTCTAACTAAGGATCATCAGGCCGTAGGTCCTTTTGGGGTCATGGGTGGTTTAATGCAACCTCAAGGCCATATGCAGACGTTGATGAATACGATTGATTTCGATTTAAACCCCCAAGCCGCTTTAGATGCACCAAGGTGGAGATGGGAGGAAAATAAAACCATTTCTATAGAAAAAACGTTCCCTTCTCATCTAGCGCACGCCCTCACAAATAAAGGACATAATATAGAAATCTCTTCAAATACGATCAGTGATTTCGGTCGAGGGCAAATCATTTGGCGAGATTCGAAAACAGGTATACTCATCGGTGGCTCCGAATCGCGTACAGATGGCACAATCGCAGCCTATTGA
- a CDS encoding haloacid dehalogenase-like hydrolase, with the protein MAEALNVFDVDQPNIQGLSVDNPKHYITELKKLVGRPIGINLESLDPDADHAETLDTLPKGRTAVSESLDKAKELGMDFVCFTGNPKTGVTNTAILKSIREEKNIFHDNILIIAGKMYGAGVRNKSVDGIVSKNVVVEFAQAGADIILLPAVGSVPGSTLAKTEALVLTVHEEGALALTAIGTSQEGAARETIQQLALQNRMAGADVHHIGDAGEHGIAVPENIMDYSTAIRGKRHTYVRMAASINR; encoded by the coding sequence TTGGCGGAGGCTCTGAATGTATTTGATGTCGATCAGCCGAACATCCAAGGGCTTTCGGTGGACAATCCGAAGCACTATATCACAGAATTGAAAAAATTGGTTGGTAGACCGATCGGAATTAATTTGGAATCGTTAGATCCTGATGCTGATCATGCAGAGACGTTGGATACACTGCCAAAAGGACGTACTGCAGTCAGTGAATCGTTGGACAAGGCTAAAGAACTGGGGATGGATTTTGTCTGCTTCACCGGTAACCCGAAAACGGGTGTGACTAACACGGCGATTTTAAAATCAATCCGAGAGGAAAAAAATATTTTCCACGATAACATCTTGATTATTGCCGGAAAAATGTATGGCGCTGGTGTGAGAAATAAATCAGTTGATGGCATTGTAAGTAAGAATGTTGTAGTGGAGTTTGCTCAAGCGGGTGCCGACATTATCCTTCTCCCGGCTGTTGGCAGTGTTCCGGGGTCGACACTTGCCAAGACAGAGGCGTTGGTTCTAACTGTCCATGAAGAAGGCGCACTGGCATTAACGGCAATTGGAACAAGTCAGGAAGGAGCAGCAAGGGAAACAATTCAACAGCTAGCTCTTCAAAATAGAATGGCTGGCGCAGATGTTCACCATATCGGTGATGCCGGAGAACATGGGATTGCCGTTCCGGAAAATATCATGGATTATTCAACAGCTATTCGCGGGAAAAGACATACATATGTACGAATGGCGGCTTCAATTAACCGGTGA
- a CDS encoding DUF6933 domain-containing protein: MLIQCTKKLLDELYEKPDSDVDQASSLFSWHANVITINRRKAVVVVNDNNRYVVVLYGLKAKDFRKLNELIVHAIRQTFREEGIKDDVIEQYLETAGTIIFSKTKNRTTVTRLNKACETVQAFDDLLQHDSFHQIEEGIRVSRLLVTDGGNGYIYPNEEMYKDLEKFVGRTDH, from the coding sequence ATGCTCATCCAATGTACGAAAAAGCTGTTAGATGAATTATATGAAAAACCGGATTCAGACGTGGATCAGGCGTCATCTCTGTTTTCTTGGCATGCCAATGTGATAACGATCAATCGGAGGAAAGCCGTCGTTGTTGTGAATGATAACAATCGTTATGTCGTCGTTTTATATGGGCTGAAGGCAAAGGATTTTCGGAAATTAAATGAGTTGATTGTTCATGCCATTCGCCAAACGTTCCGTGAAGAGGGGATAAAAGACGACGTTATTGAGCAATATCTTGAGACGGCCGGGACAATCATTTTTTCAAAAACAAAGAATCGTACCACTGTAACTAGATTGAACAAAGCTTGTGAGACGGTCCAAGCTTTTGATGATTTGCTTCAACATGATTCTTTTCATCAAATAGAGGAAGGGATTCGAGTAAGCCGTCTTTTGGTGACGGACGGCGGCAATGGCTATATTTACCCCAATGAAGAAATGTATAAGGACTTGGAAAAATTCGTTGGTAGGACCGATCATTAG
- a CDS encoding DUF4339 domain-containing protein encodes MSEDGEKIGPYTEDDMLHFYNDHIIRMDTYVWQEGLPEWNYFQESLYIDNTRQADYTAKSVFDQATTRVNQMVGEEGAMNVQLRDVFSEVFNKHSKEEAEKLFIAGTAATTPREEEISAMWPKPWLFSRVFFTLIVTYIILFYSASLFYNPILFSGLMIIGSFAVPFSLMIFFWEMNAPRNISLFEIVKMFFVGGVLSLFLTLILFNWFSIENLGFFEVFMVGIIEEVGKLVIIGYFIYKLNTHYVLNGLLIGATIGATFAAFETSGYAMNAFMMLGDGAMIDVLFNRAWSSIGAHTV; translated from the coding sequence TTGTCGGAAGATGGCGAGAAAATTGGTCCATATACGGAAGACGACATGCTTCATTTTTACAATGATCACATCATTCGAATGGACACCTACGTTTGGCAAGAAGGGCTCCCAGAATGGAACTATTTTCAAGAATCCTTATACATCGATAACACTAGACAGGCTGATTACACAGCTAAAAGTGTCTTTGATCAAGCAACGACACGCGTGAATCAAATGGTCGGTGAAGAAGGGGCGATGAATGTCCAACTTCGCGATGTGTTTTCCGAGGTTTTCAATAAGCATTCAAAAGAAGAAGCTGAAAAGCTGTTTATCGCGGGAACTGCCGCAACCACTCCCAGAGAAGAAGAGATTTCTGCCATGTGGCCAAAGCCGTGGCTGTTTTCCCGTGTGTTTTTCACCTTGATCGTCACTTATATTATCCTTTTTTACAGCGCGTCTTTATTTTATAACCCTATTTTATTCTCCGGATTGATGATTATAGGGTCATTCGCCGTGCCTTTTTCGCTTATGATCTTTTTTTGGGAGATGAACGCGCCACGAAATATTAGTTTGTTTGAGATTGTAAAAATGTTCTTTGTCGGCGGCGTGCTTTCATTATTCCTTACATTGATCTTATTCAATTGGTTTTCAATCGAGAATTTGGGTTTCTTCGAAGTCTTTATGGTAGGCATTATCGAAGAAGTCGGTAAGTTGGTAATCATCGGGTATTTTATTTATAAACTAAATACGCATTATGTGCTGAACGGCTTGTTAATTGGCGCAACGATCGGCGCCACTTTCGCTGCTTTTGAGACTTCCGGGTATGCAATGAACGCCTTTATGATGTTGGGAGATGGGGCAATGATCGATGTCTTATTTAACCGAGCTTGGTCGTCGATCGGTGCCCATACTGTATGA
- a CDS encoding GNAT family N-acetyltransferase, whose amino-acid sequence MNLLIRQLHVEDLPRYKKMNTGIEDDYILAIFDRLVTGNHRLYGLFIDGELISTGGYTVYANRYAMLGRLRSNQSVQRQNFSTKLMTYVIEQAWEHPEIQWVGANTQEHNTPAQRVLEKLGLTPQTTLFNATTDNVTSLESGSEPWLPIDDLKKKREWLEKTYIQSAKVFPFECYYPFPASPALFSDNLLQNWSFYENKSQTRFFIAKTDQKKYHYLHVVYPWSDLWSQNGLWETVSTEYHTLKKQTGEDTYVWTDLTKEEVNLLPDNHPFALPSPWILYGMERGVTV is encoded by the coding sequence GTGAACCTTTTGATTCGGCAATTGCACGTTGAAGATTTACCTCGGTATAAAAAAATGAACACGGGGATCGAAGATGACTACATCCTGGCAATATTTGATCGTTTAGTAACCGGAAATCATCGACTTTATGGGCTATTTATAGATGGCGAGCTTATCAGTACAGGTGGTTATACCGTTTATGCAAACCGCTATGCCATGCTTGGAAGACTTCGGAGTAACCAATCCGTGCAAAGACAAAACTTTTCCACAAAGCTAATGACCTATGTGATCGAACAGGCATGGGAGCATCCGGAAATCCAGTGGGTCGGCGCGAATACCCAAGAACATAATACGCCTGCGCAACGTGTGCTTGAAAAGCTGGGCTTAACGCCACAAACCACATTATTTAATGCCACAACCGACAATGTAACTTCACTGGAATCGGGCAGCGAACCTTGGCTGCCGATCGATGATTTAAAAAAGAAGCGGGAATGGCTAGAAAAAACCTATATTCAATCGGCTAAAGTTTTTCCTTTCGAATGCTATTATCCCTTTCCCGCGTCACCGGCGTTATTTTCAGATAACCTTTTACAAAACTGGTCTTTTTATGAAAATAAAAGCCAAACGCGATTCTTCATCGCAAAAACCGATCAGAAAAAATATCATTACTTGCATGTCGTTTACCCATGGAGCGATCTATGGTCTCAAAATGGTTTATGGGAGACCGTTTCTACTGAATACCACACGTTGAAAAAACAAACGGGGGAAGACACCTACGTATGGACCGATCTCACCAAAGAAGAAGTTAACCTTCTCCCGGACAACCATCCATTCGCGCTCCCCTCCCCTTGGATTTTGTACGGGATGGAGCGGGGTGTCACCGTTTAG
- a CDS encoding substrate-binding domain-containing protein, with amino-acid sequence MRCFYWTPTAIFAATDSIALFCQNYLLQMGYRIPKHFSICGMDNIDMTAHAAIQMTTIAHESEKSMGLHAIEHLIHMMDAEPGEQNSMRRTLEPRILLRGTTGPRE; translated from the coding sequence ATGCGTTGCTTTTATTGGACACCAACCGCCATTTTCGCGGCGACAGACTCGATTGCATTATTTTGCCAAAATTACTTACTGCAAATGGGGTACCGAATCCCCAAACACTTTAGCATATGCGGGATGGACAATATCGATATGACTGCCCACGCCGCCATTCAAATGACCACTATAGCACATGAATCCGAGAAATCTATGGGTCTGCATGCAATTGAACATTTGATTCATATGATGGATGCTGAACCAGGAGAGCAAAACAGTATGCGGAGAACGTTAGAACCGAGGATACTGCTTCGTGGAACAACCGGACCGAGAGAGTAA
- a CDS encoding sigma-54-dependent Fis family transcriptional regulator has protein sequence MRETIERSWNRCEKAGLDRFQEEMEKRMTAPQFEKLKKSHDGLLSVAAPIIQDLHDIVYGTGFLTLLTTEEGVVIKVFNDPSTESFIQKYKLQSGRIWSEDVTGTSAIGLVVHERQSNQVIGKEHYWERLHGMTCSAAPIKDEEGILRGILNVSGPVELVHEHTLGMVVSAAKAIERQYALNHKISESNQINHTLSMLLDVIEDGVLVVNQSTRIINTNERAATILGTTSKSLLGQKVSDIFDDSKLLEAMRTFSTLKNEQAMALNTGRSCLLQVKPVSNIANYTTIVVTFREVNQIHRLARSVEGNEAYRSIQSLKGRSELMSRLRNKIDRIARSDATVLLLGETGSGKEIVAHSIHNLSHRHNGPFVVVNCAALPRTLLESELFGYEGGTFTGGWKDGKPGKFEIANGGTLFLDEIGEMTPDMQINLLRVLQEQMVTRLGANHAISVDIRIISATNKDLKVAMEYGEFRQDLYYRLNLLRIPIPPLRERREDIEELVTWVIRRQWNDYARSFTPEAMALLKDYDWPGNVRELENIISRCLIMSDSSVIERDEVLNIIDEDIQNYSFKDKELVEDVKKDIFIKAYYQNNGHASKIANQLGVSRATVYRWKMKFGL, from the coding sequence ATGAGAGAAACTATTGAACGTTCATGGAATAGATGTGAAAAAGCCGGTTTAGACCGCTTTCAAGAAGAAATGGAAAAACGAATGACCGCTCCTCAATTCGAAAAACTAAAAAAATCACATGATGGCCTACTGAGTGTTGCTGCTCCAATAATTCAGGACTTACACGATATAGTATATGGCACTGGATTCCTGACCCTTTTGACCACTGAAGAAGGTGTTGTGATTAAAGTATTTAATGATCCTTCAACTGAATCTTTCATTCAAAAATATAAGCTGCAATCTGGACGTATTTGGAGTGAAGATGTTACTGGGACAAGCGCTATTGGGCTTGTGGTTCATGAACGGCAATCAAATCAAGTCATAGGCAAAGAGCATTATTGGGAGCGTTTACATGGCATGACTTGTTCTGCAGCTCCTATCAAAGATGAAGAGGGTATCCTACGTGGCATTCTAAACGTTTCCGGACCTGTCGAACTTGTACATGAACATACACTTGGAATGGTAGTCTCAGCAGCAAAAGCTATAGAGCGGCAATATGCTCTAAATCATAAGATCTCTGAGAGTAATCAGATAAATCATACTCTGAGCATGTTGCTTGATGTGATCGAAGATGGTGTATTGGTCGTTAACCAATCTACTAGAATTATAAATACAAATGAAAGAGCGGCCACTATATTAGGAACCACTTCGAAATCATTGTTAGGTCAAAAGGTGAGCGACATTTTTGACGATTCAAAACTTCTAGAAGCTATGCGCACTTTCTCCACCCTGAAAAATGAACAAGCAATGGCATTAAATACAGGAAGATCATGTTTATTACAGGTGAAACCAGTTTCGAATATAGCGAATTACACGACAATTGTAGTAACATTTCGTGAAGTCAACCAAATTCATCGTCTGGCACGTAGCGTGGAGGGGAATGAAGCTTATCGATCAATACAATCTCTTAAGGGTAGAAGTGAACTCATGAGTCGATTACGTAATAAAATTGATCGAATAGCCCGTTCAGATGCTACGGTCCTTTTGTTGGGGGAAACAGGAAGTGGAAAAGAGATCGTTGCACATAGCATTCATAATTTAAGTCACCGCCATAATGGTCCTTTTGTTGTTGTTAATTGTGCGGCATTGCCACGTACTCTGTTAGAAAGTGAACTTTTCGGTTACGAAGGAGGGACATTTACAGGCGGATGGAAAGATGGAAAACCTGGAAAATTTGAGATTGCAAACGGAGGTACACTTTTTCTTGATGAAATAGGTGAAATGACACCGGATATGCAAATCAATCTCTTGCGTGTGCTTCAGGAACAAATGGTTACTCGTTTAGGTGCCAATCATGCCATATCGGTCGATATTCGTATCATTTCAGCTACGAATAAGGACTTAAAAGTTGCAATGGAGTACGGTGAGTTTCGGCAAGATTTGTATTATCGATTAAATCTACTAAGGATTCCTATTCCCCCATTACGCGAAAGGCGAGAAGATATTGAAGAATTAGTCACTTGGGTCATCCGGAGACAGTGGAATGACTACGCAAGGAGTTTTACACCTGAAGCGATGGCATTGTTAAAAGACTACGACTGGCCTGGTAACGTAAGGGAACTTGAAAATATTATTTCTCGCTGTCTTATCATGAGTGATTCTTCTGTAATAGAGCGTGATGAAGTCCTCAATATTATTGACGAAGATATACAAAACTACTCATTTAAAGATAAAGAACTGGTTGAAGATGTAAAAAAAGATATATTTATAAAAGCTTATTATCAAAATAATGGCCATGCTTCAAAGATAGCAAATCAATTGGGAGTGAGTAGAGCAACAGTATATCGGTGGAAAATGAAATTTGGATTATAA